One Tiliqua scincoides isolate rTilSci1 chromosome 9, rTilSci1.hap2, whole genome shotgun sequence DNA segment encodes these proteins:
- the CA5A gene encoding carbonic anhydrase 5A, mitochondrial, giving the protein MARLLAPLLLRRLGRTPSQASPAALRPGSGTRRCSLGACASYRLRDGVHPLWQSPITIPGGSRQSPINIQWRDSVFDPHLKPLEICYDPTTCLHMWNNGYSFLVEFEDSTDKSIITGGPLENNYRLKQFHFHWGAVNEWGSEHTIDCKVFPAELHLVHWNCCKFASFEEALMEDNGLAVIGVFLKLGANHSGLQKLVDALPTIKHKDALVEFEEFDPSCLLPSCPDYWTYAGSLTTPPLSESVTWIIKKKAIEVDEDQLEVFRMLLFTPEGEEEKRMVDNFRPLQPIMDRTVRSSFPDWHQLHIETRSNGHIHHPHERMPIKGIGQL; this is encoded by the exons ATGGCCCGGCTGTTGGCTCCGCTGCTCCTCCGCCGCCTGGGCAGGACCCCCTCCCAGGCTTCGCCTGCAGCCCTCCGCCCGGGCAGCGGCACCAGGCGCTGCAGCCTGGGCGCCTGCGCCTCCTACCGCCTCCGCGACGGCG TACATCCGCTATGGCAGAGTCCCATTACAATCCCAGGGGGCAGCCGGCAATCTCCAATCAACATCCAGTGGAGAGACAGCGTTTTTGACCCTCACCTGAAACCCCTGGAAATATGCTACGATCCAACCACCTGTCTGCATATGTGGAACAATGGCTACTCATTCCTGGTGGAGTTCGAGGATTCCACAGACAAATCAA TTATTACAGGAGGACCTCTGGAGAACAACTATAGGCTGAAGCAGTTCCACTTTCACTGGGGGGCTGTAAATGAATGGGGCTCAGAACACACGATTGACTGCAAAGTTTTCCCagcagag TTGCATTTAGTCCACTGGAATTGTTGCAAATTTGCAAGTTTTGAAGAAGCTCTAATGGAGGATAACGGCTTGGCTGTGATCGGTGTCTTCTTGAAG CTTGGAGCTAATCACAGTGGCCTGCAGAAGTTAGTTGATGCCTTGCCAACAATCAAACACAAG GATGCACTTGTTGAGTTTGAGGAATTTGACCCGTCCTGCCTGTTGCCATCATGCCCAGATTACTGGACCTATGCGGGATCCTTGACCACTCCTCCGCTTTCAGAGTCTGTGACCTGGATCATCAAGAAGAAGGCGATAGAGGTTGACGAGGATCAG CTCGAGGTGTTTCGGATGTTGCTCTTTACCcctgaaggagaggaggagaagaggatgGTGGACAATTTTCGTCCACTTCAGCCAATAATGGATCGTACTGTCCGCTCGTCCTTCCCAGATTGGCACCAGCTGCACATTGAAACAAGATCTAATGGACATATTCACCACCCCCACGAGCGAATGCCTATTAAGGGAATTGGACAACTATAA